A genomic segment from Drosophila willistoni isolate 14030-0811.24 chromosome 2L unlocalized genomic scaffold, UCI_dwil_1.1 Seg168, whole genome shotgun sequence encodes:
- the LOC124459940 gene encoding basic salivary proline-rich protein 1-like isoform X3, giving the protein MKKARANTTNDYWDKKLIEAEEKDPNRWRHTGYKKMYIQGESSSGESERDGRDAGAPSYGSASRYPPPPGGGGGGVGGPSQGSVSSARYGRSRSPHSRSRSRLRKSPPLSPPPRRRSPQMPMPMHGGRGPRSPRSPNEMMRRPGNGHGHGGVHGGRPRSPPEPNSRGGARKPTNPSRSPLGRRRSPPPLPPSDKRGLPPGAHILPRSKRPPSPPPRHSMRSRSNSSMSSSSDDSCSLCSPSHHHRSRSRGPRSPPPKPRGHYRSGAPPLPPPESHGRVHGRPTTPPTVDKYREAKMRHLGHENDGHNMKIGRSSRHSPPPEDPRLKHRPPEPPEPATGGSGPPSTTAAAAAAQQAKKKKKEKEVRPRIKIEGEKRKKPTNAGGNGANSSSDSDDSGGSDSDSEVATNSLPTFSATTRLTLSERFGKMAQWSKMADRSNMENMRITKDSAGGALKVMIEEGLESPPRRYSYSPAPAGHFPEELATTAPSGMLSWDDVRVRYEYYKSRGYLRDLDLKDYIKWEEWWYKYQEWLKQERYYEYWDLRSRRRRKKLPVTQRLN; this is encoded by the exons ATGAAGAAGGCACGAGCCAATACCACCAATGATTATTGGGACAAGAAACTTATTGAAGCCGAGGAAAAGGATCCAAATCGTTGGCGTCACACTGGCTACAAGAAAATGTATATACAAGGCGAAAGCAGTTCTGGCGAATCGGAACGCGATGGACGCGATGCGGGAGCACCAAGTTATGGCAGTGCCAGTCGTTATCCACCACCGCCGGGAGGTGGAGGGGGAGGCGTTGGAGGACCATCGCAGGGTTCAGTTTCATCGGCGCGTTATGGACGCTCACGCTCCCCCCACTCGCGTAGTCGCTCCCGTTTGCGTAAATCGCCGCCATTGTCACCGCCACCGCGTCGTCGTTCGCCACAAATGCCCATGCCGATGCATGGAGGACGTGGACCGCGTTCACCACGATCACCCAACGAGATGATGCGTCGTCCGGGCAATGGGCATGGCCATGGTGGCGTCCACGGTGGACGTCCACGTTCGCCGCCAGAGCCAAATAGTCGTGGCGGTGCCCGTAAGCCAACAAATCCGTCGCGTTCACCCTTGGGTCGTCGTCGATCACCGCCGCCATTGCCGCCGTCGGACAAGCGCGGTTTGCCACCGGGTGCACATATATTACCGCGTTCTAAGCGTCCACCCTCGCCACCACCAAGG CATTCTATGCGTTCGCGTTCAAATAGCTCGATGAGCAGCAGTTCGGATGATTCCTGTTCTCTGTGCTCGCCCAGTCATCATCATAGATCTCG TTCCCGCGGTCCGCGTTCACCGCCGCCGAAACCGCGTGGCCATTATCGTTCTGGGGCACCGCCATTGCCGCCCCCGGAATCCCATGGCCGTGTCCATGGACGTCCAACAACTCCGCCAACAGTTGATAAATATCGCGAGGCCAAAATGCGCCATTTGGGTCATGAGAATGATGGTCATAATATGAAAATTGGCCGTTCGTCACGTCATTCACCGCCGCCAGAGGATCCGCGTCTTAAGCATCGTCCCCCAGAGCCACCAGAGCCGGCCACGGGTGGTTCAGGTCCAccatcaacaacagcagcagcagctgctgcccAACAGgccaagaaaaagaaaaaagaaaaggag GTGCGACCGCGAATCAAAATTGAAGGTGAGAAACGCAAAAAGCCTACAAATGCCGGCGGCAATGGGGCCAATTCCTCATCAGATTCAGATGATTCGGGTGGCTCGGATAGCGATAGTGAGGTGGCAACCAATTCATTGCCCACATTTTCGGCAACAACGCGTCTAACACTGTCGGAACGTTTCGGCAAAATGGCCCAATGGAGTAAAATGGCTGATCGCAGTAATATGGAAAATATGCGCATCACCAAAGATTCCGCCGGCGGGGCATTAAAAGTGATGATCGAGGAGGGTCTTGAATCGCCGCCGCGTCGTTATTCGTATTCACCAGCACCGGCTGGTCATTTCCCGGAAGAGTTGGCAACCACAGCGCCGTCGGGTATGCTATCGTGGGATGATGTACGCGTTCGTTATGAATACTACAAGAGTCGTGGTTATCTAAGGGATCTGGATTTAAAG GACTATATCAAATGGGAAGAATGGTGGTATAAATATCAAGAGTGGTTGAAACAAGAACGTTATTATGAGTACTGGGATCTGCGATCGCGACGGCGTCGCAAGAAGCTGCCAGTCACTCAACGTTTGAACTGA
- the LOC124459940 gene encoding serine/arginine repetitive matrix protein 1-like isoform X1 produces MASRKLHMDRQPTAARITDPSLPAGKRREIDNVMKKARANTTNDYWDKKLIEAEEKDPNRWRHTGYKKMYIQGESSSGESERDGRDAGAPSYGSASRYPPPPGGGGGGVGGPSQGSVSSARYGRSRSPHSRSRSRLRKSPPLSPPPRRRSPQMPMPMHGGRGPRSPRSPNEMMRRPGNGHGHGGVHGGRPRSPPEPNSRGGARKPTNPSRSPLGRRRSPPPLPPSDKRGLPPGAHILPRSKRPPSPPPRHSMRSRSNSSMSSSSDDSCSLCSPSHHHRSRSRGPRSPPPKPRGHYRSGAPPLPPPESHGRVHGRPTTPPTVDKYREAKMRHLGHENDGHNMKIGRSSRHSPPPEDPRLKHRPPEPPEPATGGSGPPSTTAAAAAAQQAKKKKKEKEVRPRIKIEGEKRKKPTNAGGNGANSSSDSDDSGGSDSDSEVATNSLPTFSATTRLTLSERFGKMAQWSKMADRSNMENMRITKDSAGGALKVMIEEGLESPPRRYSYSPAPAGHFPEELATTAPSGMLSWDDVRVRYEYYKSRGYLRDLDLKDYIKWEEWWYKYQEWLKQERYYEYWDLRSRRRRKKLPVTQRLN; encoded by the exons ATGGCTTCACGTAAGCTGCATATGGATAGGCAGCCCACAGCTGCACGCATAACAG ATCCATCTTTACCAGCTGGTAAGCGTCGTGAAATCGATAACGTCATGAAGAAGGCACGAGCCAATACCACCAATGATTATTGGGACAAGAAACTTATTGAAGCCGAGGAAAAGGATCCAAATCGTTGGCGTCACACTGGCTACAAGAAAATGTATATACAAGGCGAAAGCAGTTCTGGCGAATCGGAACGCGATGGACGCGATGCGGGAGCACCAAGTTATGGCAGTGCCAGTCGTTATCCACCACCGCCGGGAGGTGGAGGGGGAGGCGTTGGAGGACCATCGCAGGGTTCAGTTTCATCGGCGCGTTATGGACGCTCACGCTCCCCCCACTCGCGTAGTCGCTCCCGTTTGCGTAAATCGCCGCCATTGTCACCGCCACCGCGTCGTCGTTCGCCACAAATGCCCATGCCGATGCATGGAGGACGTGGACCGCGTTCACCACGATCACCCAACGAGATGATGCGTCGTCCGGGCAATGGGCATGGCCATGGTGGCGTCCACGGTGGACGTCCACGTTCGCCGCCAGAGCCAAATAGTCGTGGCGGTGCCCGTAAGCCAACAAATCCGTCGCGTTCACCCTTGGGTCGTCGTCGATCACCGCCGCCATTGCCGCCGTCGGACAAGCGCGGTTTGCCACCGGGTGCACATATATTACCGCGTTCTAAGCGTCCACCCTCGCCACCACCAAGG CATTCTATGCGTTCGCGTTCAAATAGCTCGATGAGCAGCAGTTCGGATGATTCCTGTTCTCTGTGCTCGCCCAGTCATCATCATAGATCTCG TTCCCGCGGTCCGCGTTCACCGCCGCCGAAACCGCGTGGCCATTATCGTTCTGGGGCACCGCCATTGCCGCCCCCGGAATCCCATGGCCGTGTCCATGGACGTCCAACAACTCCGCCAACAGTTGATAAATATCGCGAGGCCAAAATGCGCCATTTGGGTCATGAGAATGATGGTCATAATATGAAAATTGGCCGTTCGTCACGTCATTCACCGCCGCCAGAGGATCCGCGTCTTAAGCATCGTCCCCCAGAGCCACCAGAGCCGGCCACGGGTGGTTCAGGTCCAccatcaacaacagcagcagcagctgctgcccAACAGgccaagaaaaagaaaaaagaaaaggag GTGCGACCGCGAATCAAAATTGAAGGTGAGAAACGCAAAAAGCCTACAAATGCCGGCGGCAATGGGGCCAATTCCTCATCAGATTCAGATGATTCGGGTGGCTCGGATAGCGATAGTGAGGTGGCAACCAATTCATTGCCCACATTTTCGGCAACAACGCGTCTAACACTGTCGGAACGTTTCGGCAAAATGGCCCAATGGAGTAAAATGGCTGATCGCAGTAATATGGAAAATATGCGCATCACCAAAGATTCCGCCGGCGGGGCATTAAAAGTGATGATCGAGGAGGGTCTTGAATCGCCGCCGCGTCGTTATTCGTATTCACCAGCACCGGCTGGTCATTTCCCGGAAGAGTTGGCAACCACAGCGCCGTCGGGTATGCTATCGTGGGATGATGTACGCGTTCGTTATGAATACTACAAGAGTCGTGGTTATCTAAGGGATCTGGATTTAAAG GACTATATCAAATGGGAAGAATGGTGGTATAAATATCAAGAGTGGTTGAAACAAGAACGTTATTATGAGTACTGGGATCTGCGATCGCGACGGCGTCGCAAGAAGCTGCCAGTCACTCAACGTTTGAACTGA
- the LOC124459940 gene encoding serine/arginine repetitive matrix protein 1-like isoform X2, with the protein MYPSLPAGKRREIDNVMKKARANTTNDYWDKKLIEAEEKDPNRWRHTGYKKMYIQGESSSGESERDGRDAGAPSYGSASRYPPPPGGGGGGVGGPSQGSVSSARYGRSRSPHSRSRSRLRKSPPLSPPPRRRSPQMPMPMHGGRGPRSPRSPNEMMRRPGNGHGHGGVHGGRPRSPPEPNSRGGARKPTNPSRSPLGRRRSPPPLPPSDKRGLPPGAHILPRSKRPPSPPPRHSMRSRSNSSMSSSSDDSCSLCSPSHHHRSRSRGPRSPPPKPRGHYRSGAPPLPPPESHGRVHGRPTTPPTVDKYREAKMRHLGHENDGHNMKIGRSSRHSPPPEDPRLKHRPPEPPEPATGGSGPPSTTAAAAAAQQAKKKKKEKEVRPRIKIEGEKRKKPTNAGGNGANSSSDSDDSGGSDSDSEVATNSLPTFSATTRLTLSERFGKMAQWSKMADRSNMENMRITKDSAGGALKVMIEEGLESPPRRYSYSPAPAGHFPEELATTAPSGMLSWDDVRVRYEYYKSRGYLRDLDLKDYIKWEEWWYKYQEWLKQERYYEYWDLRSRRRRKKLPVTQRLN; encoded by the exons ATGT ATCCATCTTTACCAGCTGGTAAGCGTCGTGAAATCGATAACGTCATGAAGAAGGCACGAGCCAATACCACCAATGATTATTGGGACAAGAAACTTATTGAAGCCGAGGAAAAGGATCCAAATCGTTGGCGTCACACTGGCTACAAGAAAATGTATATACAAGGCGAAAGCAGTTCTGGCGAATCGGAACGCGATGGACGCGATGCGGGAGCACCAAGTTATGGCAGTGCCAGTCGTTATCCACCACCGCCGGGAGGTGGAGGGGGAGGCGTTGGAGGACCATCGCAGGGTTCAGTTTCATCGGCGCGTTATGGACGCTCACGCTCCCCCCACTCGCGTAGTCGCTCCCGTTTGCGTAAATCGCCGCCATTGTCACCGCCACCGCGTCGTCGTTCGCCACAAATGCCCATGCCGATGCATGGAGGACGTGGACCGCGTTCACCACGATCACCCAACGAGATGATGCGTCGTCCGGGCAATGGGCATGGCCATGGTGGCGTCCACGGTGGACGTCCACGTTCGCCGCCAGAGCCAAATAGTCGTGGCGGTGCCCGTAAGCCAACAAATCCGTCGCGTTCACCCTTGGGTCGTCGTCGATCACCGCCGCCATTGCCGCCGTCGGACAAGCGCGGTTTGCCACCGGGTGCACATATATTACCGCGTTCTAAGCGTCCACCCTCGCCACCACCAAGG CATTCTATGCGTTCGCGTTCAAATAGCTCGATGAGCAGCAGTTCGGATGATTCCTGTTCTCTGTGCTCGCCCAGTCATCATCATAGATCTCG TTCCCGCGGTCCGCGTTCACCGCCGCCGAAACCGCGTGGCCATTATCGTTCTGGGGCACCGCCATTGCCGCCCCCGGAATCCCATGGCCGTGTCCATGGACGTCCAACAACTCCGCCAACAGTTGATAAATATCGCGAGGCCAAAATGCGCCATTTGGGTCATGAGAATGATGGTCATAATATGAAAATTGGCCGTTCGTCACGTCATTCACCGCCGCCAGAGGATCCGCGTCTTAAGCATCGTCCCCCAGAGCCACCAGAGCCGGCCACGGGTGGTTCAGGTCCAccatcaacaacagcagcagcagctgctgcccAACAGgccaagaaaaagaaaaaagaaaaggag GTGCGACCGCGAATCAAAATTGAAGGTGAGAAACGCAAAAAGCCTACAAATGCCGGCGGCAATGGGGCCAATTCCTCATCAGATTCAGATGATTCGGGTGGCTCGGATAGCGATAGTGAGGTGGCAACCAATTCATTGCCCACATTTTCGGCAACAACGCGTCTAACACTGTCGGAACGTTTCGGCAAAATGGCCCAATGGAGTAAAATGGCTGATCGCAGTAATATGGAAAATATGCGCATCACCAAAGATTCCGCCGGCGGGGCATTAAAAGTGATGATCGAGGAGGGTCTTGAATCGCCGCCGCGTCGTTATTCGTATTCACCAGCACCGGCTGGTCATTTCCCGGAAGAGTTGGCAACCACAGCGCCGTCGGGTATGCTATCGTGGGATGATGTACGCGTTCGTTATGAATACTACAAGAGTCGTGGTTATCTAAGGGATCTGGATTTAAAG GACTATATCAAATGGGAAGAATGGTGGTATAAATATCAAGAGTGGTTGAAACAAGAACGTTATTATGAGTACTGGGATCTGCGATCGCGACGGCGTCGCAAGAAGCTGCCAGTCACTCAACGTTTGAACTGA